AGAACGTCACCTACTTCTGCTCCCACGAGCACCGCACGCCGATCGCCTTCGCGATGGAGGCCGTGGTCCCCGAGTCGTGGGACTGCCCCCGCTGCGGTCTGCCCGCCAGCATGGACTCGGCCAACCCGCCCCCGGCGCCCAAGATCGAGCCCTACAAGACCCACCTGGCCTACGTGAAGGAGCGCCGCTCCGACGCCGAGGCCAAGGACATCCTCAACGAGGCGCTGTCCACCCTGCGGCAGCGCCGCAAGTCCGGCGACGTCATCTTCTGACCCGGCGAACGGGCGCGCGTTCGCGCTGGTTCCCCGAGCGGGCGATGGCAGCCCGCCCAGGTGCGCCGAGCGGGCGATTGCGGCACGCGCTGAGGCGCCGAGCGGGCGATCGCGGCACGCGCTGAGGCGCCGAGCGGGCGATCGCGGCACGCGCTGAAGCGCCGAGCGGGCGATCGTCGTACGCGCTGAAGCGCCGAGCGGGCGATCGTCGTACGGCTGTGGACGGCGAGGTGCGGGATACGCCGTCCGCCAGGACGCTGTGGCCATGCACCCGGACTGGCTCGACGACGCCGGCAGCCTGCTGGGCTCCCGCAGCCCACTGCCGCTCGATGCTCCCTTCACCCGCGACGACGCCCTCGGGCTGGGCGTGTCGCGGCGCGGCTTCGACGCCCTGGCGCGAGCCGGGCTGGTGCGCCGCGTCCTCCACGGTGTGTACGCCGCGGCGCAGGCGCCCGACGACGTCCGGCTGCGCGCCGCCGCCCTGGGTCTCGTCGTGCCGCCCCACGCCGTGGTCAGCGACCGGACGGCCGCCTGGCTCCACGGGGTGGCCATCCTGCCGCGTTCGGCGCTCAGCGTCCCGCCGCCGGTCCAGGTGGTCAGCACCGAGGACACGCGAGTCCGGCGACCCGAGGCCGACGGCCACCGGCGCGCCCTGCTCGAGCGGGACGTGCAGGTCGTCCACGGCCTCCGGGTCACCTCGCCGCTCAGGACCGCGCTCGACCTGGGCCGTTTGCTCTGGCGGTTCGACGCGCTGGCGGCGCTCGACGGCTTCCTGCGTGCGGGGCTGTCCCGCGAGGCCGTGCTGGGCGACCTCGGACGGTTCCGGGGCTTCCGCGGCGTCCGGCAGCTGCGCGTGCTCACGCCGCTCGCGGACGGCCGTTCGCAGTCGCCGGCCGAGTCCGCCCTCCGCCTCTGGTGGTACGACGCCCTCCTGCCGACGCCCGAGCCGCAGCTGGTGGTGCCACGGGACCACGGGTCCTGGTTCGCGCTCGACCTCGCCGACCCGCCGTCGTGGTACGCCGCGGAGTACGACGGGGACGAGTTCCACACGACCGACGCCGACCGCCGCCACGACGCGGACCGCCGGGCCTGGCTCGCCGAGGAGCGTGGCTGGACCGTCGAGGTGTTCACCAAGGACGACCTCTACGGCCCGCGCGCCGACCCGATCCCGCGGCTCCAGGAGGGTCACGCGCGGGCGCGTCGCGCGCTCAGCCGGTGGTCCCCGGGGACGCCGGGCGCAGCCTAGGTACGACGATCGCCCGGTCGGCGTTCCCCGCCGTACGACGAATGCCCGGTCGGCGTTCCCCGCCGTACGACGAATGCCCGGTCGGCGTTGCCCGGCGTACCGCGATCGCCCGGTCGGCGCTCCGCGGCGTACGACAATCGCCCGGTCGGCGGCTACAGGGCGCTGGCGGCGTCCTCGTCGAGCCACCAGGTGCGGGGCTCGGCGGTGATGCCGCGGGCGGGGGTCTCGTGGACCGAGCCCTCGTCGGCCAGGGCGCGGGCGACGGCGTCGGCCTTGCCCGCGCCGGAGACCAGGAACCACACGGCGCGGGTGCGGTTGAGGGCCGCGAAGGTGAGGGTGATCCGCTCCGGCGGCGGCTTGGGGGAGTCGGTGACGCCGAGGGCGATGGCGTCGTCGACGTCGAGCTGGGGGTGATCGGGGAAGAGCGAGGCCACGTGGCCGTCGGGTCCCAGGCCGAGCAGCACGAGGTCGAACTCGCCGCCGCCGTGCTCCCGCACCGCCTGCTCGTACGCCGCCGCGGCCGCGTCGAGGTCGGGGTGGGCCTCGTCGGCGGCCGGCATGGCGTGCACGCGGAGCGCGTCGACGCCGACCACGTCGAGCAGGTCGCGCCCGACGCCCTTGTCGTTGCGGTCGGAGGAGTCGGCCGCCACGTAGCGCTCGTCGCCCCACCAGAAGTCGACGCGGGTCCAGTCCACGGCCGAGGAGTCGAGGGCGGCGACCGCGCGGTAGATCTCGTCGGCGATGGTGCCGCCGGTGAGCGCGACCGAGGGCACACGACCCTCGGCCTGCACCTCGGCCAGCCGGGTCACGAGGGCCTCGGCGACGGCCGAGGCCAGACCGGGGGCGTCGGGGTACCGCACGATGTCGACCATCACTGCTCCAGCTTCGTCAGGCGCCGCGCGACCGCGGCGTAGATGTCGTCCTCGTCGAGCCGCCGCAGCTCCTCGGCCAGCAGCTCGGGGACCGTGCGGCGCTTCAGCGCCACCGGCCGGTCCGGCTGCCCGGGGGAGCGGAAGCTCGCGAGCAGGCCGTCCGGGCGGGTGATGCTGATCTCGCCCTCGGCCGTCGTCATGGTGACCTCGGTCAGTCCGGGGCCCTCGGAGGTGTGGCGGGCCACGTCGACGTGGAGGCACTCGGCCAGCCACGCGACGAGCAGGTCGGCGCTGGGGCTCACCTTCTCCGCGGTCACCGAGGCGGCGGAGACCTTCGAGGGGTGCTGGTCGAGCGCGGCGGCCAGCAGCGCCCGCCACGGCGTGAGGCGGGTCCAGGCGAGGTCCGTGTTGCCCTTGGCGTACGCCGCGCACTGGACGTGGATGGCCTTGGTGCGCGCCCTGGTGGCCGCGGCCGCGTCGGTGACCCGGCGCTGGGCCAGCCCGCCGAGCGGGTCGGCCGCCGGGTCGCGGGGGGCGTCGACCGGCCACCACACGGCGACGGGGGAGTCGGGCAGCAGCAGCGGGAGCACGACGGACTCGGGGTGCTTGACGACCTCGCCGTGGAGCCGGATCAGCGCGGTCTCGCCGCTCCACCCGGCGCCGGTGCCGACCTGGGCGTCGACCCGGCCGTGGCCACGGCCGTCGCCCAGGATCACGCCCAGCACCCGGGCGGGGTGCTCGTGGGACGCCTCGCGGGCGCACTCCATGGCCTGGGCGGCGTGCTCCTCGTCGACCACCACGACCAGCGTCATGACCATGCCCATCGCGGGGGAGCCGGCGCTCTTGCGCGCCTCCACCAGGGCGGCGGCGATCCCGGCCGAGCTGGTCCCGGTGAGCTCTCTCATGGTCGCCTCCAGGCGCGGCCGTCGCGGGAAAGCATGGCGTCGGCAGACGCGGGTCCCCACTGGCCGGGGGCGTACTGGTCGATGCCGTCGCTCGAGCCGGCGTCCTGCCGGGCCCAGTGCGCGATCACGGGGTCGAGGATCTTCCAGCTGAGCTCGACCTCGGCGTTCTGCGGGAACAGCGGCGGGTCGCCGAGCAGCACGTCGAGGATGAGCCGCTCGTAGGCCTCGGGGCTGGACTCGGTGAAGGAGCCGCCGTAGGCGAAGTCCATGTTGACGTCGCGGATCTCCATCGCGCCGCCGGGGACCTTGGAGCCGAACCTGATGGTCGCGCCCTCGTCGGGCTGGATCCGGAAGACGATGGCGTTCTGGGTCAGGTCCTCGGTGGCGGTCTCGGTGAACGGCAGGTGGGGCGCGCGCTTGAGCACGACCGCGATCTCGGTGACGCGTCGTCCCAGCCGCTTGCCGTGGCGCAGGTAGAACGGCACCCCGGCCCAGCGGCGCGTCTCGACGTCGACCCGGATGGCGGCGAAGGTCTCGGTCGTCGAGGAGGCGTCGATGTCGTCCTCGTCGAGGTAGCCGATCACCTTCTCGCCGCCGGCCCAGCCCGCGGCGTACTGGCCCCGGGCGGTGTGGAGGTCGAGGCGGCGCGGCAGCACCACCGAGGAGAGCACCTTCTCCTTCTCGGCACGCAGGTTGGCGGCGTCGAAGGACAGCGGCTCCTCCATCGCGACCAGCGCGAGCAGCTGCAGCAGGTGGTTCTGGATGACGTCGCGCGCGGCGCCGATGCCGTCGTAGTAGCCCGCCCGGCCACCGATGCCGATGTCCTCGGCCATGGTGATCTGGACGTGGTCGACGTAGTGGCTGTTCCAGATCGGCTCGAACAGGTTGTTGGCGAAGCGCATCGCCAGGATGTTCTGGACCGTCTCCTTGCCCAGGTAGTGGTCGATGCGGAAGACCGACTCGGGCGGGAAGACGTCGTTGATGACCGCGTTGAGCTCGCGGGCCGACTCCAGGTCGTGCCCGAAGGGCTTCTCCACGACCACGCGGCGCCACGAGCCGTCGCCGCCGTCGGTCAGGCCGTGCTCCTGGAGCTGGCCGATGACGTCGCCGAAGAACTTGGGCGGGATCGAGAGGTAGAAGGCGTGGTTGCCGCCGGTGCCGCGCGAGACGTCGAGCTCCTCGATGGTGCGTCGCAGGGCGTCGAACTGCACGTCGTCGCCGAAGTCGCCCTGCACGAAGCGGAACCCCTCGGCCAGCTGCTTCCAGACCTCCTCGCGGAACTCCGTGCGGGCGTGGGCCCGCACCGAGTCGTGCACGATCTGGGCGAAGTCCTGGTCGGCCCAGTCGCGCCGGGCGTAGCCGACGAGGCTGAACCCCGGCGGCAGCAGCCCGCGGTTGGCCAGGTCGTAGATCGCCGGCATCACCTTCTTGCGGGCGAGGTCGCCCGTGACGCCGAACAGCACCAGGCCGCAGGGCCCGGCGATGCGGGGCAGCCGCCGGTCGGCCGGGTCGCGCAACGGGTTGACCGGGGCGGGCGTGCCCCCCGCCGTGGTGCCGGCGACCGTCACCGGCTCCGGTGCTCTCGGTAGTAGGCGATGAGCGCCCGGGTCGAGGCGTCCTGCTCCTCCAGCGCGGCGGGGTCGCCGTCGATGGCCGGACCGACCTGCTGCGCCAGCTGCTTGCCGAGCTCCACGCCCCACTGGTCGAAGGAGTCGATGCCCCAGACCACGCCCTGCGTGAAGGTCACGTGCTCGTAGAGCGCGACCAGCTGGCCCAGCACCGACGGGGTCAGCGCGGGAGCCATGATCGAGGCGGTCGGCCGGTTGCCGGTGAAGACCCGGGCCGGGACGATCGCCTCGGCCGTGCCCTCGGCCCGCACCTCGTCGGCGGTCTTGCCGAACGCCAGCGCGCGGGTCTGGGCCAGGAAGTTGGCCAGGAACAGCTCGTGGACGTCGACCTCGCCGTCGGCCAGCGGGTAGCTGGGCTCGGCGAAGGCGATGAAGTCGGCGGGCACGAGCCGGGTGCCCTGGTGGATCAGCTGGTAGAACGCGTGCTGGCCGTTGGTGCCGGGCTCGCCCCAGAAGATCTCGCCGGTCTCGGTGGAGACCGGGCTGCCGTCCCACCGCACGCCCTTGCCGTTGGACTCCATCGTCAGCTGCTGGAGGTACGCCGGGAAGCGGTGCAGCAGCTGGGAGTACGGCAGCACCGCGTGGCTCTCGGCGCCGAGGAAGTTGGTGTACCAGACGTTGAGCAGGCCCATCAGCGCCGGCACGTTGTGCGCCAGGTCGGTGGTCCGGAAGTGCTCGTCGAGGGTGTGGAAGCCGTCGAGGAACTCCGCGAACCGCTCCGGCCCCACGGCCAGCACCAGCGAGGTGCCGATGGCCGAGTCGAGCGAGTAGCGCCCGCCGACCCAGTCCCAGAACCCGAAGGCGTTGTCGGGGTCGATGCCGAAGTCGGCGACCTTGTCGAGCGCGGTCGAGACCGCGACGAAGTGCTTCGCCACGGCGTCGTCGCCGGCCGCGTCACCCAGGCCGTCGAGCAGCCAGGCCTTGCACAGCCGGGCGTTCGTCAGCGTCTCGAGCGTCCCGAAGGTCTTGCTGGAGACGATGAACAGCGTCGAGGCCGGGTCGAGCCCGGCGAGGGTGGTGGCCGCGTCGGTGGGGTCGATGTTGCTGATGAAGCGGCACTCCAGCCCCTCCTGGCGGTACGCCGCGAGCGCCTCGTAGGCCATCACCGGGCCGAGGTCGGAGCCCCCGATCCCGATGTTGACGACCGTGCGGATGCGCTCGCCCGTGACGCCGGTCCACTCGCCGCTGCGGACCTTCTCGGCGAAGGCGTAGACCCGCTGCAGCACCTCGTGGACGGCGGGCACCACGTCGGTGCCGTCGACCTCGAGCGATGCCCCGGCCGGCAGCCGCAGCGCGGTGTGGAGCACCGCCCGGTCCTCGGTGACGTTGATGTGCTCGCCGGCGAACATCGCCGAGCGCCGCTCCTCGAGCCCGACCTCGCCGGCCAGGGCCAGCAGCGTCTCCACCAGGTCCTCGTCGAGGAGCGCCTTGGAGAGGTCGACGTGGAGGTCACCGGCCGTGAAGGTGAGGCGATCGACGCGGTCGGGGTCGTCGGCGAACCAGGCGCGCAGGTCGGGGGCGAACCCGTCCGCACGTGCCTGGAGCCGAGCCCAGGACGGCGTGGTGGTGGGGTCGACGGGGGCGCCGGCCCCGCGACCGTCCTGGGCTGCGCTCATCGGGCCGCAGCGTCGAGCTGGCCCTGGACCGTCTTGAGCAGGTCGCCCCAGGCGGACTCGAACTTCTCCACGCCCTCGCGCTCGACGGTGGCGATCACGTCGTCGTAGTCGACGCCGGCGGCGGCCAGCGCGTCCATGACCTGGCGCGCGTCGGCGTAGTTCGGGCGCACCCGGTCGCCGAGGATCTCGCCGTGGTCCTTGGTGGCTTCCAGGGTCTTGCCCGGCATGGTGTTGACGGTGTTCTCGACGCACAGCTCCACGACGTACATCGTGTCGGGGAGGGTGGGGTCCTTGACGCCGGTCGAGGCCCACAGCGGGCGCTGCTTGCGGGCGCCGGCGGCCTCGAGGGCCTCCCAGCGCTCGCCGGTGAAGAACTCCTCGAAGGCCTGGTAGGCCAGGCGTGCGTTGGCCACGCCGGCCTTGCCCTTGAGCGAGGTGTCGGCGCCCGACTTCTCGATGCGGTTGTCGATCTCGGTGTCGACGCGCGAGACGAAGAAGCTCGCGACCGACTCGATCTTGGACAGGTCGTGGCCGTTGGCCTGGGCCTTCTCGAGGCCGGTGACGTAGGCCTCCATGACCGACCGGTAGCGCTCGAGACCGAAGATCAGGGTCACGTTGACGCTGATGCCCTCGCCCAGGGTGTCGGAGATGGCCGGGCCGCCCTCGGTGGTCGCCGGGATCTTGATGAGCACGTTGTCGCGGCCGACCTCGGCCGCGAGCTCCTTGGCCGAGGCGAAGGTGGCGTCGCGGTCGTGGGCCAGCAGCGGCGAGACCTCGATGGACACGCGGCCGTCGACGCCGTTGGTGGCCTCGAAGACGGGCTTGAGGACGTCGCAGGCGCGCCGCACGTCGGTGGTGGTGAGGGCGAAGACGGTGGCGTCGACGTCGGCGCCCTGGGCGGCGAGCTCGCGCACCTGCTCGTTGTACTTCTCGCCCTTGGCCAGCGCCGAGGCGAAGATCGAGGGGTTGGTGGTGACGCCCACGACGTGGTCCTCGTCGATGAGGCGCTGGAGCTCGCCCTCCTCGATGAGCTCGCGCGAGAGGTCGTCGAGCCAGATGGAGACTCCGGCGTTGGACAGGTCCTGCAAGTGGTCGGTCATGTGTTCCTCCCCGGAACTGGCCCCTGGGGGACCGGTGGTTGTCTGGTCGCGGTCAGCGGGTCGGCGATCAGCCCGTGGCCACGCGGATGCTGTCCTCGGCCGCGGCGGCGACGGCCTCCGCGGTGATGCCGAACTCGCGGTAGATCCGCTGGTAGTCGGCCGAGGCGCCGTAGTGCTCCAGCGACACGATCTTGCCGTGGTCGCCGACGATCTCGCGCCAGCCCTGGGCCACCCCGGCCTCGACGGCCACGCGGGCCTTGAGGGTGGGCGGGATGACCGTCTCGCGGTAGGCCGGCTCCTGCTCGTCGAACCACTCACGGCAGGGCATCGAGACCACACGGGCCTGAACGCCCTGCTCGGCCAGGATCTTCCGCGCCTCGACGGCGAGCTGCAGCTCCGAGCCGGTGCCGATCAGCACCACGTCGGGGGTGCCGTCCTCGGCGTCGAGCAGCACGTAGCCGCCCTTGGAGACGTCGTCGAGCCCGGCGTAGCCGTCGGTGCCGCGGGGGTACGTCGGGACGTTCTGGCGGGTCAGGACGATGCCGGCCGGTCGGTCGTGGTTCTCGATGATCTTCTTCCACACCGCGGCGGTCTCGTTGGCGTCCGCGGGGCGCACGACGTCGAGGCCCGGGATGGCCCGCAGGGCCGCGAGGTGCTCGATGGGCTGGTGGGTCGGTCCGTCCTCGCCGAGGCCGATCGAGTCGTGGGTCCACACGTAGGTCACCGGCAGCTGCATCAGCGCCGCGAGCCGCACGGCACCGCGCATGTAGTCGGAGAACGTGAGGAAGGTGCCGCCGAAGACGCGGGTGTCGCCGTGCGCGGCGATGCCGTTCATGATCGCGCCCATGCCGTGCTCGCGGATGCCGAAGTGGAGCACGCGACCGCCGTGGGGGTCGGCCTTCCACATCTTGGTGGCGCGGTCCTCCGGGATGAAGGAGGCGGCGCCCTCGATGGTGGTGTTGTTGGACTCGGCGAGGTCCGCCGAGCCGCCCCAGAACTCGGGGAGCTTGGCGGCGATCGCCTGGATCACGGCGCCCGACGCCTTGCGGGTGGCCACGCCCTTGGGGTCGGCCTCGAAGACCGGGAAGTCGGCATCCCACCCGTCGGGGAGGGTGTGGCTCTTCATCCGGTGCAGCAGCTCGGCGCGGTCGGGGTGCTTCTTCGACCACGCGGCGTACTTCTGGTCCCACTCGTTCCCGTAGGTCGTGCCTCGGTCCCGCAGGGCGCGGGTGTGGGCGATGACGTCGGCCGGGACCTCGAAGGTCT
This genomic interval from Nocardioides scoriae contains the following:
- the pgl gene encoding 6-phosphogluconolactonase, with amino-acid sequence MVDIVRYPDAPGLASAVAEALVTRLAEVQAEGRVPSVALTGGTIADEIYRAVAALDSSAVDWTRVDFWWGDERYVAADSSDRNDKGVGRDLLDVVGVDALRVHAMPAADEAHPDLDAAAAAYEQAVREHGGGEFDLVLLGLGPDGHVASLFPDHPQLDVDDAIALGVTDSPKPPPERITLTFAALNRTRAVWFLVSGAGKADAVARALADEGSVHETPARGITAEPRTWWLDEDAASAL
- a CDS encoding RNA polymerase-binding protein RbpA, which codes for MAGGGSAIRGSRIGSGPMGEAERGEAAPRQNVTYFCSHEHRTPIAFAMEAVVPESWDCPRCGLPASMDSANPPPAPKIEPYKTHLAYVKERRSDAEAKDILNEALSTLRQRRKSGDVIF
- a CDS encoding glucose-6-phosphate dehydrogenase assembly protein OpcA gives rise to the protein MRELTGTSSAGIAAALVEARKSAGSPAMGMVMTLVVVVDEEHAAQAMECAREASHEHPARVLGVILGDGRGHGRVDAQVGTGAGWSGETALIRLHGEVVKHPESVVLPLLLPDSPVAVWWPVDAPRDPAADPLGGLAQRRVTDAAAATRARTKAIHVQCAAYAKGNTDLAWTRLTPWRALLAAALDQHPSKVSAASVTAEKVSPSADLLVAWLAECLHVDVARHTSEGPGLTEVTMTTAEGEISITRPDGLLASFRSPGQPDRPVALKRRTVPELLAEELRRLDEDDIYAAVARRLTKLEQ
- the tkt gene encoding transketolase — translated: MDSVQKVGNGHPGTAMSLAPAAYLLFQKVMRHDPADPDWISRDRFVLSCGHSSLTLYIQLFLGGWGLELEDLKSLRTWGSKTPGHPEYGHTAGVETTTGPLGQGVGNAVGFAMAARRQRGMFDPESKRGESPFDQHVYALCSDGDLEEGVSAEASSIAGTQKLGNLTLIYDDNQISIEDDTNIAFTEDVAARYEAYGWHVQTVDWTNGGKEYKEDVHALHDAIVAAREVTDRPSFIRLKTIIAWPAPNLQGTGKSHGSALGADEVAATKKVMGFDPDQTFEVPADVIAHTRALRDRGTTYGNEWDQKYAAWSKKHPDRAELLHRMKSHTLPDGWDADFPVFEADPKGVATRKASGAVIQAIAAKLPEFWGGSADLAESNNTTIEGAASFIPEDRATKMWKADPHGGRVLHFGIREHGMGAIMNGIAAHGDTRVFGGTFLTFSDYMRGAVRLAALMQLPVTYVWTHDSIGLGEDGPTHQPIEHLAALRAIPGLDVVRPADANETAAVWKKIIENHDRPAGIVLTRQNVPTYPRGTDGYAGLDDVSKGGYVLLDAEDGTPDVVLIGTGSELQLAVEARKILAEQGVQARVVSMPCREWFDEQEPAYRETVIPPTLKARVAVEAGVAQGWREIVGDHGKIVSLEHYGASADYQRIYREFGITAEAVAAAAEDSIRVATG
- the zwf gene encoding glucose-6-phosphate dehydrogenase; translation: MTVAGTTAGGTPAPVNPLRDPADRRLPRIAGPCGLVLFGVTGDLARKKVMPAIYDLANRGLLPPGFSLVGYARRDWADQDFAQIVHDSVRAHARTEFREEVWKQLAEGFRFVQGDFGDDVQFDALRRTIEELDVSRGTGGNHAFYLSIPPKFFGDVIGQLQEHGLTDGGDGSWRRVVVEKPFGHDLESARELNAVINDVFPPESVFRIDHYLGKETVQNILAMRFANNLFEPIWNSHYVDHVQITMAEDIGIGGRAGYYDGIGAARDVIQNHLLQLLALVAMEEPLSFDAANLRAEKEKVLSSVVLPRRLDLHTARGQYAAGWAGGEKVIGYLDEDDIDASSTTETFAAIRVDVETRRWAGVPFYLRHGKRLGRRVTEIAVVLKRAPHLPFTETATEDLTQNAIVFRIQPDEGATIRFGSKVPGGAMEIRDVNMDFAYGGSFTESSPEAYERLILDVLLGDPPLFPQNAEVELSWKILDPVIAHWARQDAGSSDGIDQYAPGQWGPASADAMLSRDGRAWRRP
- a CDS encoding type IV toxin-antitoxin system AbiEi family antitoxin domain-containing protein, with translation MHPDWLDDAGSLLGSRSPLPLDAPFTRDDALGLGVSRRGFDALARAGLVRRVLHGVYAAAQAPDDVRLRAAALGLVVPPHAVVSDRTAAWLHGVAILPRSALSVPPPVQVVSTEDTRVRRPEADGHRRALLERDVQVVHGLRVTSPLRTALDLGRLLWRFDALAALDGFLRAGLSREAVLGDLGRFRGFRGVRQLRVLTPLADGRSQSPAESALRLWWYDALLPTPEPQLVVPRDHGSWFALDLADPPSWYAAEYDGDEFHTTDADRRHDADRRAWLAEERGWTVEVFTKDDLYGPRADPIPRLQEGHARARRALSRWSPGTPGAA
- the pgi gene encoding glucose-6-phosphate isomerase: MSAAQDGRGAGAPVDPTTTPSWARLQARADGFAPDLRAWFADDPDRVDRLTFTAGDLHVDLSKALLDEDLVETLLALAGEVGLEERRSAMFAGEHINVTEDRAVLHTALRLPAGASLEVDGTDVVPAVHEVLQRVYAFAEKVRSGEWTGVTGERIRTVVNIGIGGSDLGPVMAYEALAAYRQEGLECRFISNIDPTDAATTLAGLDPASTLFIVSSKTFGTLETLTNARLCKAWLLDGLGDAAGDDAVAKHFVAVSTALDKVADFGIDPDNAFGFWDWVGGRYSLDSAIGTSLVLAVGPERFAEFLDGFHTLDEHFRTTDLAHNVPALMGLLNVWYTNFLGAESHAVLPYSQLLHRFPAYLQQLTMESNGKGVRWDGSPVSTETGEIFWGEPGTNGQHAFYQLIHQGTRLVPADFIAFAEPSYPLADGEVDVHELFLANFLAQTRALAFGKTADEVRAEGTAEAIVPARVFTGNRPTASIMAPALTPSVLGQLVALYEHVTFTQGVVWGIDSFDQWGVELGKQLAQQVGPAIDGDPAALEEQDASTRALIAYYREHRSR
- the tal gene encoding transaldolase; this encodes MTDHLQDLSNAGVSIWLDDLSRELIEEGELQRLIDEDHVVGVTTNPSIFASALAKGEKYNEQVRELAAQGADVDATVFALTTTDVRRACDVLKPVFEATNGVDGRVSIEVSPLLAHDRDATFASAKELAAEVGRDNVLIKIPATTEGGPAISDTLGEGISVNVTLIFGLERYRSVMEAYVTGLEKAQANGHDLSKIESVASFFVSRVDTEIDNRIEKSGADTSLKGKAGVANARLAYQAFEEFFTGERWEALEAAGARKQRPLWASTGVKDPTLPDTMYVVELCVENTVNTMPGKTLEATKDHGEILGDRVRPNYADARQVMDALAAAGVDYDDVIATVEREGVEKFESAWGDLLKTVQGQLDAAAR